A window of Clostridioides sp. ES-S-0010-02 genomic DNA:
GGAATTATGGGACCATCTGGAAGTGGAAAGACCACTCTTTTAAATATGATTTCTACTATAGATAAGCCAACTACAGGAAAAATAGAATTAAAAGGTAAAAATCCATTATCACTAAAAGGTGAAGAACTTGCATTATTTAGACGAAGAGAATTGGGGTTTGTATTTCAAGATTTTAATCTATTGGATACTTTAACTATTGGCGAAAATATAGTATTGCCATTGACATTGGATAAGGTAAGTGTAAAAGCGCAAGATGAGAAGCTAAATGAAGTATCTAAAATTTTAGGTATAGAAGATTTATTAAATAAAAGAACTTTTGAAGTGTCTGGCGGTCAAGCTCAGAGAACTGCTATTGCTAGGGCCTTAATCAATAAACCATCAATACTCTTGGCAGATGAGCCAACAGGTAATTTAGATTCAAAGTCATCCAAGACTGTAATGGAACTATTTCAAAAGATAAATAAAGACAATAAAGTCACTACTATGATGGTAACTCATGACCCATTAGCAGCAAGCTATTGTAATCGTATTTTATTTATAAAGGATGGAGCTATATACAATGAAATATATAAGGAAAATAGTAGAGAACAATTTTATCAAGAAGTAATGGATGTGCTTACATTATTGGGAGGAGATAATTAATGAACATAAAACAATTTGCCATTAATAATATTTCAAGAAATATTAAAGCATATCTAGGATATTTAACAAGTATTGTTATATCCTCGTCACTACTTTTTTCTTTTATTATGTTTACAGGTCATCCAGATTTAGATATATCTCAATTTCCTGACTATTTAAAAGAAGGGCTTAAGATGAGTAAAATAATTGCATATTTGTTTTTATTCTTCTTTGTATTTTATTCAGTGAGTGTTTTTCTTAAAAGTAGATATAAAGAGTTTGGAATACTCTATATTACAGGTATATCAAAACGACAAGTAATGAAATTGGTTCTTATAGAAAATATAGTAATAAATATAGTATCTTCTGTAATTGGAATAATAGTAGGTTTAATTTTTTCAAAGGTATTTTTAGTAGTTATGTCTACCTTTTTAGAATTATCACCTCTAAACTTTTATATACCATTAAATGCAATGTTTTCCACTTTAATTTATTTTATGGTTTTAGCTATATTAACATCTATATTTACTTCTTTTATAATTAAAGAAAATCAAGTATTGAGGTTACTTAAAGGTACAAAAACTCCAAAACCAGAGCCTAAAACATCACTAATACTTGCTATATTAAGTATTTGCCTGTTTGTAATAGCATATTATAGTGCTGTTACATCAACTGACCAGTATACAACTTATTTACGATTAGTTCCAGTTACATCTCTTACTATAGTAGCAACTTATTTATTCTTTTCTCAATTTAGTGTGTACTTTATAAAAAAATTGAAGATGAAGAAAAGTTTTTATAGAAGAAATACAAATATGCTTTGGATTTCAAATTTAATTTATAAGGTAAAGGATAATGCTAGGATATTCTTTTTGATAACTATAACTTCTGCAGTGGCATTCACTGCTATAGGTACAGTTTACTCATTTTGGAAAGATGTAAAACGTCAAATTAATTTAATATACCCTAACACAATATATTATTCAACAATGACTCTGCATAATGACACTAATAAACCTGATAGTAAAGAGAAAGATAAGGAAAGAATGAGTTTTATAGAAAGTAAGTTAAAAAAAGAAGGTATAGATTATGAAAGAGTTAATGGTGAGTTTAAAACTGTATTTCCTAAGAAAAGTGATTTTAATGTAAGAATAATTAAAGAATCCAAGTACTTAGAAATTACGAAGAGTATAGGGGTTAAGCCTATAAATTTTGAAGATAATGAATGTATATCATTATTTTCATCAGGACTACCTGGTAATAAAAAGGGAAAAGAAAATGTCATTATAGGGAATATAAGCTTAAGAGTGGCAAAACAGGTAGATGAATGTGTTATGCCAGCATATTATAAAAATATGTATGTGGTAAAGGATAATTTTTATGATAGTATAAAATCAAAATTTATAGTAGATAGATTCTCAGCATTTGAAGTAAAAGATTCAAGTGAAACTATAGATGTATGTAAACAATTCGAAGATAAATTTGATAATGAGTCTGGAATGCAACCATATTTGTTTTTCTCCAAAGAATTAATGATAGAAACTGGTAAACTAACATATTCTACATTTATGTTTTTAGCAATATTTATAGGTTTAATTTTCTTTGTTACTACAAGCAGTTTCTTATATAATAAGTTTTATATGGATTGTCAAGTTGACAAGAAAAAGTATGAACAGTTAAATAAATTGGGGATGACATATAAGGAGATTAAGAGAGCTTCAACCATTGAGATTGGGATTGTGTTTTTGTTACCTTATGTAGTAGCTGTTATACATTCGATATTTGCACTTACTGCACTGAAAAATTCATTTGATATAGAGGTTGCGTCATCTGCGATTTTAGTAATGGGAAGCTTGTTTATAGTTCAAATAGTGTATTTCTTACTTGTAAGAAATAGTTATTTAAAAGAGATAAGATTAAATTTAGTCAATTTTTAATGGATATAATTAACTAATAACAAAAAGGTTTAAAATTAATTAATATTACTGAAATTATAAATGTTTATTTTTTCAGTAATATTTTTTATTGTATTAATTATTAAGATTCTATACGAATATGACATAATAAATGTCAAAATTATAAAAATATTCTACTTATATAAAGTATAAAGAGGTTATATGCACATATCTGTAGAAATAAATAATATAAAATATTAATTAATGTTATTAGGGGGTGTTATTTATTAGTAAATTAGCTAATGCATTGAGAATGATGATATTAATTCAAAGTAGAGGTAAAATGAAATGCAAAGAGTTAGCAGAAGAGTTGGAAGTAAGTGAAAGGCAAATAAAAAGTTAGATTATTAGATAATGAAGTTTCAATTCTAGATATGATAAATTCACAACTAAAGTATAATAATGATATTTATAAAAATCATGGATAGTAAAGATAAACAACTGAAACCAGCATATAATATATAGTTTGCTTAAGTTCAGTATAATAAGCAACCAACACTACAACATTAATAATATTTTTAGCTCTATTTGTTAAGTATGTTTTTGTTTATAATAGAGACTTTATGTAAAGTAATTAAAAATATACTTGTTAATACAAGTAAAAAGGAGTTATCACAGAATAAATTTAATTTGCTTATACAACATTCATCCAAAATTTTTTACTTACTAAAATTTAATAATAGTAAATTTTAGTAAATTATTGACTTTTATAGAAATTTACAATATCATGAGTTAAGTATAGTTATATTTATGCATATTGTTGGAAAGGAGGGTTTTAATGGCTAATGAAGAAATCCGTGAGGAAAATATAAAAAAAGTATTAAATTGTGCTATTGAATGCTTTAAAATTCATGGTCTGGAAGCAACTACAGTTACAATGGTCGCAAAAAAAGTTGGTCTTACAACTCGTTCTCTCCAAAGATACTTTGGTAACAAAAATAATTTGGTGATGCAGGCTATGGCCTTATTGCTAAATCAATCATATATTGAAATTAAAAATTCTTTTGAGAGTAAAGAATTTTTATCTAAAACAGGCTTTGAACAAATAATAGAAATCCTAAAAATAAGAGCAGAACATGTTAAAAAGCATTTTGAAGTTACAATCAACCTTACTGAGTTAGAAGTGTATTTTTCTAAAAATAATTTAAATCTAGAAATATTTAGAAATTACATGGGAGGTTCTGGATATGTGGATATTGCATTGTCTAAATCTCTTGATCTTGCTTTAAATGATTCATCTATTAGAAGTGATATAGATAAAATTGCTGCTATTGATGTTCTATCAACAACATATAAGGGTTTGTTGCAAAGAATAGCTTTTTTATATAACAATAAAGAAATAAAAAATGAAGTAAGCCCTGATAGATTAATAGATTCATTTATCAAAGTTATAACTTTATATTTAAAAGGCTAACACTGTATGATGGTGATATGGTGTTTTTTTATAAGTAATCCTGTCGCATATAAGGACATATACGAATAAGAAAAAAGAAAAGATGCAATCAAAAGAATTTAACATTATTTTATGTTGATATGACATTTTTAAAAAACAATACTAAAAGGAGATATATAGTATGAAAAATTTGAATCCATGTTTAAATGGAGAAAATATTATTATACCTGCTCTTAAAAATATCCTTATTGTTGATGATAATAAGGTCAATCGACAAATACTCAATAAAATTTTGAGTAGCCAATACAACATAATTGAAGCAGAAAATGGAGAAGTTGCATTATCTATTCTGCATCAAAATCATGAAAATATATCTGTAGTTTTGCTTGATATTATTATGCCTGTTTTAAATGGTTATGAGTTACTTAAACGAATGCATGAGGACATTTTTTTGTCTAAAATTCCTACTATTGTAACAAGTGGTCAAAATAGTGAAGATGCTGAGATTAAAGCCTTATCTTTAGGTGCAAATGATTATATCATTAAGCCATATAAACCAGAGATTATCAAGCAGCGTGTCTCTAACACAATATATCTTAGAGAAACATCTGCATTTATAAACTTAGTACAAAACGATTCGTTGACTAGCACATTTAGCAAAGAATATTTTTATATGTGTGTTGCAGAAACACTTCAAAGCAATCCACAAAAACAATACGATCTCATTTGTTTAGATATTGAACGATTCAAGCTGGTTAATGATATGTATGGTATTAAAGTCGGTGATGATCTGTTAAAGCATGTTGGAAAGACGCTCATTAGTATTGTCAATGAATATGGTATTTGTGGACGTATAGCAGCAGACGAATTTATTTGTTTAGTTCCTCATTGTGAAGAATATCAAAATGAATATTTTAAAAATATAACTGAAATGATTAATGGTTTTTCTGATACAATAAAAATAAATTTAATTTTACGTTATGGAATTTACTGTATTGAAGATAGATCTACTCCTATCAATATTATGTGTGACAGAGCTAACCTAGCAAAAGAATCTATAAAAGGTAAATACGATACTTATTTTGCTTATTATGATGATAATATCAGACAAAAACTTTTAGATGAACAAATGATTGTTTCAGATATGAAAAATGCTTTGATAGAAAATCAATTCAAGGTATATTTTCAGCCTAAATATGATTTAAAGACACAAGAAATTGTAGGAGCTGAGGCATTAGTTCGCTGGATTCATCCTACCAAAGGTTTTATGCTTCCTAGTAATTTTATTCCCATTTTCGAAAAAAATGGATTTATTACTGATCTTGATATTTATGTATGGGATCAATGTTGTCAAAAGATAAGAGCATGGATAGATCGGGGATACACTTCAATTCCAATTTCCATTAATGTATCTCGTGCTGACATTTATAATCCTAGTATAGTAGAAATTTTGATTTCTATGATTCAAAAATATAAGCTTAGTCCCAAAAATCTACATTTGGAAATCACAGAAACTGCTTATACTGAAAATCCAGAACAACTGATTGAAGTAGTATTAAAACTGAAAAAGATAGGATTTATTATTGAGATGGATGATTTTGGAACAGGTTATTCCTCACTTAATATGCTCTCTGAGCTTCCAATTGATGTTTTAAAACTAGATATGCGATTTATTAAAAGAGAAGAAAAGAAAAATAATGACAGAAGTATTTTAAGTTTTATTATAAGTCTTGCAAAATGGATGGATTTAAAGGTTATAGCAGAAGGTGTAGAAACTGAAGTTCAAGTACAGCTTTTAAAAGCATTGAACTGTGAGTATGCACAAGGGTATTATTACTCAAAGCCACTGCCACAGGAACAGTTTGAACAACATTTATTAAAATCTCATATACAAGTAGTGAATAAAAATAAAAAAGAATGTCAACATTTTGTTAAGAATTTTAAAGATAAAAAAAATATTATGCTTGTTTTAGATCCTGATTCTGTTGATTTTTCAAGGCTTAAAAAAGATTATAAATATCAATTTTTTGTAGAACATGTACATAGAGCATCTGATGCCATAGACTTTATTATCGAATTAGAAGAAAAAATTTCAGTTCTTATAGTAAGTATTTCTAAATATATCAGGCCTAAGCAAATGTTGCAAATACTTGATGTCTGCAAGAAAATCAATGTTACAGTAATCGTATTGTATGATAAGATATATGATAAAAAAAATAAAATCCTAAACATGGATATATATGACTATGTTGAAAGGCCATATGATTTACTACAGTTAAATCTACGTATTCAAAATGCTATTGCATTTGCTAAAATGAAAAAATTTGAATATGAAAAAGAAGTTAACTCAACTATTATAGAAATGAGAAAACGTGCTGAACATGATGCGTTGACAGGTCTATTAAACCGTGCTGAATATGAAGTACGAATTGATAATTTTTTTCATAATAATTACAATCCAAGTGGTATTTTTGTAATATTAGATATAGACAATTTCAAGTCTATTAATGATACCTATGGACATGTAGTTGGCGATAAGGTATTATACATGGTTGCTGAAATGATAAAACATATTTTTCCAGAAACAGATATCATTGGACGCATTGGTGGCGATGAATTTTCCTTGTTTATTCCCTATACCATTCCATTTTTGCAATTGCAGGAAAAGATGATTCACATATGTAAACCTAATAATTTAGATGTCAATAATATCACTATTTCTTGTTCGGCAGGCGTTTGCCTTACTCCTGATTATGGTATTAATCGTAAAGAACTTTATAAAAATGCAGATATTGCACTTCTATTAGCAAAGCGACATGGTAAAAGCAAATTTGAAATATTTAGTCAAGGTATGAAATTGCCAACACCTTCTTCTCTTGAAAACAAGAGCAAATACTTGCTGACAATGTTTTAGATGTTATATTTGCTTGTGATGCTATAAACAATAAAGTCATTTATATCAATGAAACAGCGTGTAAACTGATTGGAAAAGATAAAGAGAGTTTTATAGGTCAAAAATGTTACCAATTATTTTGCTATCAATATTGCAACTGTGATATTGTGAATATCTTAATCAAAGGTTTGATTTTTATGAGGAAATTAGAACTATTATCACACTTATGAATATACCAAAGAATAAAAATTATAAAAGAGAAATATAAGCTTGGTATATGAATTTCAATTTGAGAAATCAGATATAATAGATTTGTTTAAAGAATTGTCTAAGGAGATAAAATGGTATGAATATAGAAGAGGAAAAAAATAACTTAATAGATGATAGTCAATATCAACTTGAACTATATCGTTCATCAAGCTTGGGTGGAGTTTATACTGTCAAAATGGATGATAAGTTTACTTTATTATATGGAA
This region includes:
- a CDS encoding EAL domain-containing protein; translated protein: MKNLNPCLNGENIIIPALKNILIVDDNKVNRQILNKILSSQYNIIEAENGEVALSILHQNHENISVVLLDIIMPVLNGYELLKRMHEDIFLSKIPTIVTSGQNSEDAEIKALSLGANDYIIKPYKPEIIKQRVSNTIYLRETSAFINLVQNDSLTSTFSKEYFYMCVAETLQSNPQKQYDLICLDIERFKLVNDMYGIKVGDDLLKHVGKTLISIVNEYGICGRIAADEFICLVPHCEEYQNEYFKNITEMINGFSDTIKINLILRYGIYCIEDRSTPINIMCDRANLAKESIKGKYDTYFAYYDDNIRQKLLDEQMIVSDMKNALIENQFKVYFQPKYDLKTQEIVGAEALVRWIHPTKGFMLPSNFIPIFEKNGFITDLDIYVWDQCCQKIRAWIDRGYTSIPISINVSRADIYNPSIVEILISMIQKYKLSPKNLHLEITETAYTENPEQLIEVVLKLKKIGFIIEMDDFGTGYSSLNMLSELPIDVLKLDMRFIKREEKKNNDRSILSFIISLAKWMDLKVIAEGVETEVQVQLLKALNCEYAQGYYYSKPLPQEQFEQHLLKSHIQVVNKNKKECQHFVKNFKDKKNIMLVLDPDSVDFSRLKKDYKYQFFVEHVHRASDAIDFIIELEEKISVLIVSISKYIRPKQMLQILDVCKKINVTVIVLYDKIYDKKNKILNMDIYDYVERPYDLLQLNLRIQNAIAFAKMKKFEYEKEVNSTIIEMRKRAEHDALTGLLNRAEYEVRIDNFFHNNYNPSGIFVILDIDNFKSINDTYGHVVGDKVLYMVAEMIKHIFPETDIIGRIGGDEFSLFIPYTIPFLQLQEKMIHICKPNNLDVNNITISCSAGVCLTPDYGINRKELYKNADIALLLAKRHGKSKFEIFSQGMKLPTPSSLENKSKYLLTMF
- a CDS encoding TetR/AcrR family transcriptional regulator; the encoded protein is MANEEIREENIKKVLNCAIECFKIHGLEATTVTMVAKKVGLTTRSLQRYFGNKNNLVMQAMALLLNQSYIEIKNSFESKEFLSKTGFEQIIEILKIRAEHVKKHFEVTINLTELEVYFSKNNLNLEIFRNYMGGSGYVDIALSKSLDLALNDSSIRSDIDKIAAIDVLSTTYKGLLQRIAFLYNNKEIKNEVSPDRLIDSFIKVITLYLKG
- a CDS encoding PAS domain-containing protein; translation: MLADNVLDVIFACDAINNKVIYINETACKLIGKDKESFIGQKCYQLFCYQYCNCDIVNILIKGLIFMRKLELLSHL
- a CDS encoding ABC transporter permease codes for the protein MNIKQFAINNISRNIKAYLGYLTSIVISSSLLFSFIMFTGHPDLDISQFPDYLKEGLKMSKIIAYLFLFFFVFYSVSVFLKSRYKEFGILYITGISKRQVMKLVLIENIVINIVSSVIGIIVGLIFSKVFLVVMSTFLELSPLNFYIPLNAMFSTLIYFMVLAILTSIFTSFIIKENQVLRLLKGTKTPKPEPKTSLILAILSICLFVIAYYSAVTSTDQYTTYLRLVPVTSLTIVATYLFFSQFSVYFIKKLKMKKSFYRRNTNMLWISNLIYKVKDNARIFFLITITSAVAFTAIGTVYSFWKDVKRQINLIYPNTIYYSTMTLHNDTNKPDSKEKDKERMSFIESKLKKEGIDYERVNGEFKTVFPKKSDFNVRIIKESKYLEITKSIGVKPINFEDNECISLFSSGLPGNKKGKENVIIGNISLRVAKQVDECVMPAYYKNMYVVKDNFYDSIKSKFIVDRFSAFEVKDSSETIDVCKQFEDKFDNESGMQPYLFFSKELMIETGKLTYSTFMFLAIFIGLIFFVTTSSFLYNKFYMDCQVDKKKYEQLNKLGMTYKEIKRASTIEIGIVFLLPYVVAVIHSIFALTALKNSFDIEVASSAILVMGSLFIVQIVYFLLVRNSYLKEIRLNLVNF
- a CDS encoding ABC transporter ATP-binding protein produces the protein MKTLIVSNLSKVYGKKMIFNALNNISFSIDDGEFVGIMGPSGSGKTTLLNMISTIDKPTTGKIELKGKNPLSLKGEELALFRRRELGFVFQDFNLLDTLTIGENIVLPLTLDKVSVKAQDEKLNEVSKILGIEDLLNKRTFEVSGGQAQRTAIARALINKPSILLADEPTGNLDSKSSKTVMELFQKINKDNKVTTMMVTHDPLAASYCNRILFIKDGAIYNEIYKENSREQFYQEVMDVLTLLGGDN